Proteins encoded within one genomic window of Episyrphus balteatus chromosome 1, idEpiBalt1.1, whole genome shotgun sequence:
- the LOC129906586 gene encoding uncharacterized protein LOC129906586, protein MSWKFHTNKFLFSKEIILVLMMVFIQSGYGILCYVCDSSVNPGCTNLKTNSSIVPETCTLEKMKSTNSWLLNLNKIAYFESSLRTIPTMFCQKVVAKQTMDSPPVTARFCQLDTRDTDVCSILRDHISKKGNGNSIAEDSKDAILLECSICKTDKCNGSQRIGILTMFSCLLIASILKYFG, encoded by the exons ATGTCTTGGAAATTTCATAcgaataagtttttattttccaaagaaATTATTTTGGTCCTGATGATGGTGTTCATTCAGTCCG GATATGGAATTCTTTGTTATGTTTGTGATTCAAGTGTTAATCCTGGATGTACAAATTTAAAGACGAATTCTAGCATCGTTCCGGAG aCTTGTACTTTGGAAAAAATGAAATCAACCAATTCATGgctcttaaatttaaacaaaattgcatactttgaAAGCTCCCTGAGAACGATTCCAACAATGTTTTGTCAAAAAGTTGTTGCTAAACAAA CTATGGACAGTCCACCAGTAACAGCAAGATTTTGTCAATTGGACACACGTGACACTGATGTCTGTTCAATTTTACGCGATCACATTTCGAAAAAAGGCAATGGAAATAGTATTGCAGAGGACTCAAAGGATGCTATCCTCTTGGAATGTTCCATTTGTAAAACAGACAAATGCAATGGTTCTCAAAGGATAGGAATCTTAACAATGTTCAGTTGCCTTTTAATTGCGAGCATCTTGAAGTATTTTGGATAA